AAAGTTATCACTTTTATCACAAACATTAATattaggaaagaaaaaaagaggattttCCTTGAgcaattgtactgtataaagaaagtcataatattacgagaataaatttAAATCATGAGCAAAATAAGtcttaatattatgagaataaagacaTATTATATAAGTATGTATGTAAGTAAAGcattttggtatttttgttgttcttttcattaTAGCTCACTCCTTTCGGTTACACTCCTTTGTAAAGTTGAACTTGTCATACAAATAAAGTGGTagatttctatttaaaaaatatcatgataataataattaaaaataagtatACTTtcgagcagtgattcccaaccaccgGCCATGAGAGacctgtgggaaattatccaatttcacttcatccattttaatgggtttttacagtatacttactgCCATGCCCTCGCATATCGGAAAGACGTCGTTGCCACGCCAGGAGAACAATAAACGCATACAGACACGAGCACACTCACGCAGGAGCGGCTGTCGGCCACTACTCACGCCCCGACACTCACGCAGACTCCCCGGCGTCACActtcttaaaggcacatatctaacacacagacacaccaagacgtacagtattttctatacattttatgcttgcaatgcttgcaaaaaatatttttttttttacacacaccctttattgcaaattcacctattcgcagatCTTGGAACCTAACCTCCATTATTCGCTGAATAACTCAGCTCAGCAATGAAAgcattgctttggcgccatcttgtgacattttggagccaaggaactacagtatgttgaagcgaatgagcagctttatttttccgacaaaagtaaaaaaaaattctgccatcttggtgccaaggaccTATGTTGAAGTAAGTTGAGTAGCTTAATTTCTTTTAAGcgaaaatagttttttgttgcCATCTTGTGACCTCGTGGTGCCaataaactatgttgaagtgagttgaggagcttcattatttagacaaaagtagtgttttgctgccatcttggtgccGAGGAACTATGTGGAAGtgtgttgaggagcttcatttttcccccacaaaagtAGTTTTTGCtgcaatcttgtggcatcctgtgccaaggaactaggttgaagtgagttgagtagcttcattatttagacaaaagtattttttgctgccattttgtggcatcttggggccaaggaactatgttgtaGTGAGTCGAGgaatttcatttagacaaaagttgtgctttgcccccatcttgtggcatctccaGCCGATTCTAAAgcttatttgggggggggggcgtaaattacttgtggatttttgctatttgtagcAGGGCTCGCTCCTATCTCCTGCAAAAAGCAGGAGAACActttatactttttgtgacattttagtttgatggtgtgccgtgagatgtTTCTAatctaaaaaaactaaatttggggaacactgctttagagggtaaaaaaaaaaaagtatcatgtATGAAATGAAAGCAACAGTACGTGTATGTTTAAGGCCTTTCATGCAAACCTGCATTGAGAATGTGACAACTCAGACTGGTGAAGTCTTAGCGTAGAAGCCCAGTCAGGAGAAGGGGCTCCAGCTGAGAGTCCCGATGGAGATGAGAGTCTGGCACGTGTTGGACGACAGCCACACCGTCTCCATCAGGCCAAAGTGGAAGAGGCCCAGGGCGAAGCCGCACAGCACGTCCGTCAGATGGTGCCTGCCCAGCAGCACGCGCGACACCCCGACCAGGACGGCCCACAACACCAGCAGGATGCGCAGCGGCACGGCCAGAACCAGGTGAGACAGCAGGAACTTGGACACCATGGCGGCGCGGCTGGCGTGCGCCGCCGGGAAGGCGTACGCGTCCATGGCCACACGGTCCAGGAAGCCCGGCGACATCTCCCACGGACCTTTGCGCTTCACCAGGCGCTGCACGCCCGCCACCGTAAGCACGTCCACGATCAGCGCTAccgcaaaacaaacaaatagagATACTGTACGTATATATTTGATATTGTCACATTCTTTTACTACAGGTTGttgtaaaaaatacacaacacatatttgaaatgaatggatatgCCATAATCCGTCCGgtccaaccccccaaaaaacacaaacataattttttgtaacctgttcttttaataagaaaaatagcactctacagtattgtatttgATAAAAAACAGACAGTAATAACAAATAGAATGAAGAATTTCtgtatcatgatttcatgcttggtcatgaaaatacatacataaaaaatatacgAAGAAGACAGTCAtaactaagctgcagtaatagtagttgtttttttacaaagcaCAAGGAATACATGCCTCTGAATACTGTTATGGAGGGGGATTTTGGGGGGACCAATATTTGTTTCGGGGGGCTGAAGACCAGTTTAAGGGGTCTAGGACAATAAACTTCGTCATAAACACATaccaccaaatatttttttgggggggacttgACAAGTTTTTAGGGGGctgaagcccccctaaaaaTGTTCTTCATGTACTGATGTAAAATAAACGACTGTCTATCAAATTTAAAGTATTTAATTGAAGTATTCAGCTTACTTAATGCAATCAGGTAAGAGTAGTCAAAACCCAAATGTACTTCATGCCCCAAAgtaaatgtacagtgggtacgtaaagtattgagacccccttaaaatgttcacttttttatattgtagccatttgctaaaatcattagagttcattttttcccttattaatgtacacacagcagcccatattgacggaaaaaattataatttttgaaatttttgcagatttatgaaaaagaaaaactgaaatatcacacagatcctctctagttctgtcaggttggattgGGGAATGTTGGTGGgtggccattttcaggtctttccagagatactcaattgggtttgagtcagggctctggctgtgccattcaaaaacagtcacagagttgttctgaagccactccttcggtattttagctgtgtgattagggtcattgtcttttttaaggtgaaccttcggcccagtctgaggttctgagcacactggagaaggttttttgtccaggatatccctgtacttatttatctttcctttgattgtgACCagccgtcctgtccctgcagctgaaaaacacccccacagcatgatgctgccaccaccatgcttcactgttgggactgtattggacaggtgatgagcagtgcgtgcctggttttctccacacatgccactaagaattaaggccaaaaagttccagcttggtctcatcagaccagaaaatcttatttctcaccatcttggagtactTCCGGTGTTTTTtctagcaaactccatgcgggctttcatgcgtcttgcactgtgAGGTGCAGCTTCCGTCGGGCcagtctgccataaagccccgactggtggagagatacagtgatggttgactttctagaactttctcccatctcccgactgcatctctggagctcagccacagtgatctttgggttcttctttacctctctcactaaggctcttctcccccgattgctcattttggccagacggccagctctaggaagggttctggtcatcccaaaggtcttccatttcaggattatggagacaactgtgctcttaggaaccttaagtgcagcaaaacaatttctgtaaccatggccagatctgtgccttgccacaattctgtctctgagctcttcaggcagttcctttgacctcatgattctcatttgctctgacatgcactgtgagctgtaaggtcttatatagacaggtgtgtgtctttccgaatcaagtccaatcactaTAATCAAACACTGCTGgagtccaatgaaggtgtagaaccatctcaaggatgatcagaagaaatggacagcacccgagttaaatatatgagtgtcgcaGCAATgggtgccggcacggtgggcgactggttagcacatcagggtgtactccgcctcccgcccgaagatagctgggataggatccagcagcccgcgaccctagtgaggataagcggtaaagaaaatggatggatggacagcaaagggtctgaatacttatggctgtgtgatatttcagtttttcttttttttttaataaatcagcaaaaatttcaacaattatgttgtttttctgtcaatatggggtgctgtgtgtacattaatgaggggaaaaatgaacttcaatgattttaacaaatggctgcaatatagcagagtgtacattttaagggggtctgaaaaccttccataacccactgtatttaatatagcctacttCATGCTTTGAAGCAAAATACCGAATGTGCATTATGcttgaaattaaaaatattcaatgtacttttagtattgaaatacaagtgttTCATGCATtgacaaaatgtgacaaaaaccttTCAGTGTACTTGACAAGTCTAACAGAAGCGATCCTGCACCAGTAGCTTAGCAACATTAGCTTTGAGTGCACAAAGCAGATGTGTCTTTTTTTAGCCACACCAAAATATCCTGGTCAGTAACCCTTATGGCCATGTTGAAAGTCGCCTTTCAGCTGTCTCACATGCTAGCATCTATCGCACTAGTACACACATACAGAGGGAACAGTacaagatacacacacacacacacacacacactggagccAAAACCTGCCCCTCTCATGTCAACCGTGACAATAATTAATAAGTTATTTTGCTTACCTAGTTTATCCATGCAAGAGGGAAAGCAATATGAAGCTTCTTTCACACTACCTGTAAAATCCAGCATTTTATCTGCCTTTACCTTTTACGCAGACATGTTACACACTTTAAGTTGCTTTTAACGCAATAGGGGGGCAGAAGTGAACATCAGGGACTGTGTTTTCGGAGACGGCGCATCTGCGGTGGGGTGCAAAAACTGGCACATCTTGATTTTTGTGGAGGTGCAGGGCTCGTTACAcacgtttgccaatttggcagaccagttTATGCCAAGATGAACCATCGCGGGTAGGGGGTGGTCGGGTGGTCTCCAAATGCCCACTTCACGGCGCAGATCTGCTTGCAGTTCCGTATAAAGGTACGTCGCGTGCATCGACGTCTCGGACTCGAGCAAATCACTTTCTTCTTCTGCCATGTCAAAGACTTGTGCGCcgtatttaaagggaatgagaggagctgatttgattggacaggattgaagtctgTGACCACACCCACAACAGCGTAGATGGCCCTCTTTCGAACAACACTGGGGGTCTGACCCCGGCTCCCTGCAGAGTTGCGCCACGTGTCGCGCCGGATTTATGCCACTCACGAAAATAGAGTTCCAGGTGTTCAACTTCACCACCCCATACCGGCATTGAGCAATTCCTTTAAACACAGGCGCCATCCAGCCTCTAgcagtgtaaaaggggctttacacacacacacacgtcccaCCTCTGTTACAGCTCTGATACTACCTACCAGTGGGTGGAAAATGACCAGGTTGAATTCCCGACTTCAGctcttaaaatatataatatactgaTGACTGCTTATGAAAACCATCTTCTTGAAGTTAAAAAAGTGATATACCCACCCTGACCATGAAGAAGAATTATATTTTAATCTAAGACGGGACACCAACCTGGCATCCTCAAGGACCACGAGGAGCCCACGGACTTCTTCTAAAAGTAGCTCactagtgatgggacattgttaTTTCCTAGGAATATTGTGGAAgagatcatttcaaaatgtaactGCTTGCAGAGATTGACTGTTtatgttgcatattgatatttttcgGTTTGCTACCTTATTAAATCATTGTCGACagttattgtgagaaatcattaaaatCCCTTCCgtccattctctgtaccactcatcctcactagagtcgcaggtgtgctggagtttataccagctgactttggatgagTATTAAAATCCCAgtacagtgaaaataaatgtccagTCAATTTGAGAGAAGAGTGGCATTAACAAATTGGAACGATTAAAAAAatgccaagtatataaaataaggtttcaaaatcgtgaaaaatcatGCAATTGTCTCTGCTCTCAAATTCTGACAATGAGACGCTGCTTCGACTTGCAACTTTCTTATGTCTTTACATCCTAACTTGCATAATATATCTGCTTaaaagcctccagtggctgAAATATATCCCACCTTGTCGTCGACGGCTTTTCCATGCTGCggcgaggcgctctaaagcagccacgccaACGCAAAGTCCCCGTCTACACGCTGGCTGTCGGACTTTTGTCCTCCTTGCTCTTCCGCCTTTCTGTCCGTGATGTGCGCATACTCACAGCTGACAACGAGGTGCTCTAAATCAGCCACGCTACTACATAGTTGTCAGTCTTtccatgttttcagcaattatctttaaaCATGCATaacatatttagaaacaaacctCTTCACTTTTCAGGTTCTTTCAAATTCACACTGACTTGtattattacaatataataGATGACTTATTTTAACGCTTGAATGACTGTTGAATGTTTAAATTGCCTGTGCAGTTCATAAAGCTTTTACAATTTTGACGCTGGGCTAGATTAATtgaatttccattatttcctatggggggAATGTTTTCAAGTGTTAATCTGCTCTGCCAGCAGCTTTGGTGCCAGGCCGCTTGTGTTCAGTGGATTTGGGCCGCTTAAACAAGCTTCCGACTGTGCAGTCgaacaaaaaaactgcaggaAGGAGGATCTCAACACACGTCTATTTTCTCTTCGTGTTCAAGTAGCGGCCACCTGACCCGATAGTTTGGTTTAGTGTGGAACGAAATCAGTAGAAGTGATAAGGATGGGAACGAGCATGTCAAGGTCTCCTCTCACAGTCATGTCGtcgtcttgttgttgttgaggatGATAAGTAGCGTGTTGTCATCTGAGGAAAACGATCATCTtaacatctttgtttttgtttgatagtGAACAAACGTGAGCAAATAACGAGTGGCAGCGCAAAAACACAGATTGACTGGCCTCCAATCAGGGTGCCGTCTTGCTCCATTCAGCAGATTTGTTAAACTTTTTGCCCACTAATCTGTGTTTGCCACCACACTGcaaaggagtattagggccacattgagagaagaaataataatgatcggagggaaaaaaagtcagcattttagttgaataaaaatcataatattacagaagagttgtcattttatggcttgaaaattgtaattattaccACGTATAAAGTCGTAATTTTAAAAAGAGGATTAATATCATCCATTCatacatcaatccattttccatagtgctgatcctcattagggtcacgggtaatctggagcctatcccagctgactttgggcgagaggcggggtacacgctggactggaggccagccaatcggagggcattTCAGAAATATTCCTAATGGGAAACTTTCCACAGGAATTAAGTGGGAATTGAGGCTAATTTAATAGAAAGCTAACACTTTCAAACAATTcaatgaacattttgttttgtcataaggAGATAGCCACGCAAAACAAACAGCTGTCCTTATCCACAGAGCATTAAAGTACCTAAATCgcttgatttttaatttttttccccccaccccactcaAGCAGTGGCGTACCTGAAGTTGCTCgcaacacaaaaaataaacaaaattcaaaTCTCCTGAGCAatggcttgtaactcaaaaaactCAAGTTGGGGAACTTATGAATCAAGCTGTGCAAGAAACctggttgttttatttatatattggttgattatgctaaaatatattttccacaGCTCAAGTGGTACCTCAATTGATGAGTGACCTGACATGAGTTTTGAGATCCGAGCTGTACTTTGACCAATTTTTGAGTTACAAACAGAATATATATTGAACAATTCCATGACGACGTTTACtataaaacagagaattacaacCAAAACCACAGAACTAACAAATGTCTgttagcataatgctaacacacattGCAAAATGGCATTGATGGGTTTATGAACCTAGCATTGATGTCACAGTAGTTATAACCTGTTAAGAAACAGAGAGTTAAaaacaaacggtggagcaacacatgtacacagacaatataaacaatactcacaggcatattgtTTACCCTGTGCAAAAAACATCTAATACAGTGACTAATGACAGTGTTTCATCATGAAAACTTTGGTTAGCATCTCTGTATATATTATAACCAACGCGCACACAACAGAAGATGTAGGACAATGGATTAAAGCATGAAATCCGGATCCACAAACCGTTTACtattttacattctattgaattatgCTATTACTGTATCCAATAAGCTACTGCATTGATTGctacaaataaaaaagatatataaacatttttttggtgtgtgttttggggggtATGTGGAAGAGATTCTTGGCACTCTCATTCCTTTAACTGGGGACAGATGAAAATGGCTCGATGAAGACGCAACCTTCAAAGAGGTAAATTCCTTGGTTTCTTCCTGTTACTACCCATGGGAATTTTGCGAGCCTGCATGAGCGTCCGTCACGTGACTCACCCAGCAGCAGGTTGACGAGCACCTCCTGCCCGGCCAGAGTGTTGCTGCGCGTGAGGCACACGACGGTGCCGATGATCCAGGTGAGGCCGTGGCCGGTGAGCGCCAGCAGGTTGAACATGGAGCGGCAGCCCCCCCACGACGACCACGCGTACGCGCACACGCTCATGCGCTTGGACAGGCAGATGTCGATGGCGAGCAGCGAGCTCTTGGCGATGCCCTTGAACGACGGGTTGAGCTGCATGCAGTCCTCCTCGGGCGGCCGCTGCTGGCCCGGCTCGCCGGCTTCCTCGCTCGCCTGCGGGCTCGCCTGGCTGCGGATGGAGCTGGAGCGCCTCAATCCGGCTGCTCCGCCGCCGCCTCGGCTCTCCGGGGGTCCCCCACCTCTTAGCGGCTGATTGAGCGACATGAACTCGGGTCTGTTCAGTACACTGTTCCGCTCCCGAGCCTTGGGTCTCGCGCTGGCTCCGGGCATGTTTGGGACCTCTTCTCCGACCGACATGCAACGGTGAAACTGGCTCAAAataaccccctccccccactttCCTCCCTTCCTCCTGTGCCCTTAATAGATATATTTAGAGCGGGCGGAATGTGCAGTGGCCGGGCTTGTCCATCGTGGAGGTAATCCGACCTGACGGCGACACTTGACACTTCGACACGATGAGCAGCACTACGTGCAAGCACAACGCTTGTTTACTTCCGGGTGTGCGCAACAAAAATCCGCTGCGACCCAAACAAAGGCAAAAAGattggaaaggggggggggggcggcaggGGAGCAGACAAAGACGTGCCACCTCTGCATGTGACGTAATGGTTTCACGCACAAAGCCGATTCCAGACCAGATGGAGCCGATCTGcaaaggaggaaaaaagaagGAAGTCATTCAAGGAGTTCTCCAAGGTGCTTAACTAGAAACCTGAAAATGAAATATAGGGTCATGGAAATAATTggtagaccacccttgtttcatcaGTTTCTGGTTCATTTTTCATGCCTGATACAACGagaggtacatttgtttgggcAAAACTAATgacgacaacaaaaaaatagctCATTATAGTTTCATTTAAACGCTGATATCGAGTCATTTTCAGTGGGTTTATTGAGAGTAACCAAAATCTCTTAAGCTTCTTCAAATAGGAAAAAGTATTATGGAATTTACTGCATTTTTGTCAAGTTCAtagtattcttcaggtaatataaCTAAGTGGtcccaggcattaaaatgaataagaaattgaagaaacaagggtggtctaataatTTTGTTCCATGACTGTATGTAAGGgttattttaacaaaataaagtatGATGTTATGACATTAAAAGATTCATAAGAAATAATttgtgattttatatatatatgaggtGGCAACATGACATGAAAAAGATCCAATTTTATtcgaataaagtcaaaataatcTAAGagaaaagtttacatttttggtATAAAGTGTTCGTACAAAAAGAGAGTGTCATCATTCTATGAGAataaatttgtactttttttcaagAGTAACAGtcctgaaaatgttttcattttatgagCTTAAAATCATAGATTGACAAGAAATAAACTGTCATTTTATGACCATTTAGCTGCCGCCTGACAGAAAAGACAAATTGTAATCTCCTGAGAATAAACGCAAAAACCCCTGGCCCCAGCCGAGCCCCCCACCCACCAGTGAAATTGGTCTAGAAATGccactgtttctaatatttataATTAGCCAGAGgagggtagagtagccaaatactgtacttaagtaagagGTGCTATTACTTTAAAACAACgtgacaagtaaaaagtagccctccccccaaaaaaagttacttgcgcaagagtaagaaagtactcagtgaaaaaacaactCAACCACTGACTAAATGGtgagtattttatttgatttttatttattttttttaatcagagcatggacgtcaaataaaataaacgaaATCAAATgctaatgtgcaaattctgatattgctttgtgcgtgtgtgtatgtgagcacGAGATTAGCACGTACCCCGAAACGTGCATGTTTTACAggtacttgtgaccataaaatagggctagtGTTGCCATAAGCACACagccaaaacatctgcaacttccCGCAAGGAGTTTTCTCAAGTGGGCTGcaacgtttgggcagacagggCCAGACACGGAGTGTAATGCACGAAAGCTGTTGGTTTTTGTCATCcacaatgtaaacacgagtcatgTGCCGCAGATTTTCTTTCAAAACGGGTCATTTTGGTAGGCCCGCGATGCCCAATAGAAGACGCTGtatgcggtcatgtgactgccgcGTGCTGATTGGTGAACCGGATTCAAACGTCCCGAGCGGTTAcgttggattggagcaaacagcgcccgatgcggaagtcgtaATCTAAACAGATAGATCGCAATAActgataatataataatggctaaataaaagtagcgagtggcATGTAGACCATTGTACAGTTTCTTCTTAACTTCAAtatgaataaaagtaaaaagaaaactgatCCAAATGCTACTTGAGTGAACGTAaaggagtaaatgtagcgcgttgcTACCCATCTCTGTAATTAGCTTAGTCGCAGAAGACACGTTAAGTCTCCCAGTATGAGTTAAATAACGCAACTCTGACATGAAAATTGCATTATTGCCTTTAAAAAGTGTAACTAAAATCCCAATTATGGATGAACATCTTCCTCATTACGTGCAACGTGTTTAAAAGCACCGACCGTCCGGTTAGCAGTGTGCCTCCATTCCCCAGCGTGCCCCGCGCTAACACCCGGAAGTGACGTAAACGCGCATTATAAAGCCGATTGCGAGCGACTTTCTCGGCTGAGTAGTCGGAGACGCCGAGCGGGTGAACCTGCGCAACTCAAGTGCCTCCTCCACCTTGGTCTTGTTTCCAGCTGCCGACGTTTTATCAGCATTTATGAGAAgatgaagaagcagaaataGGTGGCAATTGCGAGCGTTGTTTCGGACGCTGCTGCTGCAATTCTTATTCTCATGATACATGAGAGAAAAAGTACGttttggtttagtttttttttttttttttttttaaaccatacgTGAGGACTGAAAGGGTTGAAACCTGCAAATGAGTGGATTTTGTTCCCTTCCAAAGTGATGATTATTCTTGCAGTT
The sequence above is a segment of the Phyllopteryx taeniolatus isolate TA_2022b chromosome 15, UOR_Ptae_1.2, whole genome shotgun sequence genome. Coding sequences within it:
- the LOC133489986 gene encoding inactive phospholipid phosphatase 7, translated to MSVGEEVPNMPGASARPKARERNSVLNRPEFMSLNQPLRGGGPPESRGGGGAAGLRRSSSIRSQASPQASEEAGEPGQQRPPEEDCMQLNPSFKGIAKSSLLAIDICLSKRMSVCAYAWSSWGGCRSMFNLLALTGHGLTWIIGTVVCLTRSNTLAGQEVLVNLLLALIVDVLTVAGVQRLVKRKGPWEMSPGFLDRVAMDAYAFPAAHASRAAMVSKFLLSHLVLAVPLRILLVLWAVLVGVSRVLLGRHHLTDVLCGFALGLFHFGLMETVWLSSNTCQTLISIGTLSWSPFS